The DNA window TCTCGCTATTCATGGAAACTGAGCCTGGACGACATTCTATGTCATAGTATAGTGTTGGAGATCTGGAAAGTCACATGAGGAAAGGACATTGAATTCAGAACCCGCAAACTGGTAGGCTCTCAAACTCGGACAGTAAACTGGGCTTTTCATCCCATTCTTGTATCTGCATCAACTATGGCACTAGAGAGCACCTTTAAGCACTAATCCTTGCTCCTTTCCACTAAAAATTGTGGCACCGCTGATCATACCCAAAACATAatgcatttctcttcttctttaacACTTACCACCATACACTGCAGTATTTCTTCTGACTGGCATCAGTTCATTTGACATGAAATGCCAAAATACCCTCCTCTCCACTACTTCAAACTTCACGCTCTTCCCCCAGGAAACTTTTTATCCTTCCACAGCAATTATCTGCCTAAATGTGTCTTAAttgattctcttttttgttgttgttatcacgTTTAGAAAATAAACACTCTGAGAACAGGAAACTCTGCTACAATTTTGCTCCTGTATCTTCAGTATGTGGGGCTGTTCCTTATCAAACACATTCAAAGATATTTGTCAAACAAGTGACTTAAATCAATTTCTTCAAGTTTAATATATGCAAACAAATATTTGCACTTCCATCTATATGCACATGATACGGCACCACATTTTTCCCCTCCTTATCCTTCCATTAGCCGTTCATGAATAATCTAACTCTGCTTCTAATTTCTCATTAACCCTAGAAACTCTCTCACCCATGCCATTCATCTAGTCAGCACTCAGACCGCATCTCCTCTCTCTTGGGCTTCTGTCTTAACCCCCTGAATAGgtgtccttcctccttctcttccccctgcaCCGAGCTTCATTCGGAACACAGTGCAATTTCCAGGGCACAGTTCTGAAATACTGTGTAATTTCTTTTGGGTTGTGAGTGCCTGAGAAGAGAGAATTGAGAAATAAGTGAAGAAGACATCTCTGATGCACGATGAGAGGAAATGTTTGTATTATATCAAAGAAGAGCCTAGGGTCATGAAGCATATTGTCAGCCCAATTTTCTAGAGTAGCCATAACACCTCAAAAGGAAGGAGTAATTCACAAGCAAGAACACAGAGATTTGTTAGAAGCAAAGAATCGTTTTTATTGAGAGTGAGTTTTTTTGTCCAACTGTGGGATGTAGGGATCCCTGGGACAGTCCCAACACAGAATCCAGATTAAAGGAACAAAGACCAATATTTAGGAAGTAGTCAGATGATACCACACAGCCTCACAGACGTTCACTGGGGGTCAAAGCCTCTGTCAAACATGCAATTTCCTGGATGTAGAATACTTGGGGTACGGATTCTTGCTTCAGCTGTCGCTTTGGTGGTGTCATTTCAAAAGCAAATGGGGCTTGGAGAGCAATGATCTAGCAGCAAGAATAACATCTTCGGTAGCAAAGTGGCCGGTAGCCACagcagccagagccagagccataTCCACAGCCACAGCAGGAGACTTTTCCACAGCCCCATCCTAAGCCATAGCCACAGCCACAGCATGAGCCATAGCCGTAGCTGCAACGGGAGCCATAACCACAGCCACAGCCTGAGCCATAGCCGTAGCCACAACGGGAGCCATAGCCACAACCACAGCCTGAGCCatagccacagccacagcctgaGCCATAGCTGTAGCCACAACGGGAGCCATAGCGACAGCCACAGCCCGAGCCATAGCCACAGCCATAGCCCAAGCCATAGCCGCATCCGCAGCCATAGCCACAGGAGTTCCCGTAGTTACAGCACATGTTGGCAGGAGAGGAGGATTCAGATGGTTTGCAAGTGGTTGTGTGGTGAAGTGTGGTCCCTACTACACTTGGACCTTTTTATACTGCCAGTAATTGATAGAGCATACCATTCATCCCCTGACTTACCCAACAAGTATGT is part of the Mustela nigripes isolate SB6536 chromosome 2, MUSNIG.SB6536, whole genome shotgun sequence genome and encodes:
- the LOC132010312 gene encoding keratin-associated protein 6-2-like isoform X1, whose amino-acid sequence is MCCNYGNSCGYGCGCGYGLGYGCGYGSGCGCRYGSRCGYSYGSGCGCGYGSGCGCGYGSRCGYGYGSGCGCGYGSRCSYGYGSCCGCGYGLGWGCGKVSCCGCGYGSGSGCCGYRPLCYRRCYSCC
- the LOC132010312 gene encoding keratin-associated protein 6-2-like isoform X2, which gives rise to MCCNYGNSCGYGCGCGCGCGYGSGCGCGYGSRCGYGYGSGCGCGYGSRCSYGYGSCCGCGYGLGWGCGKVSCCGCGYGSGSGCCGYRPLCYRRCYSCC